In a genomic window of Anomalospiza imberbis isolate Cuckoo-Finch-1a 21T00152 chromosome 5, ASM3175350v1, whole genome shotgun sequence:
- the LOC137474556 gene encoding noggin-like yields the protein MEGPHRSCLLLLLCLLPPPGIPDPPPRLEEPRKPLLPPSSTADPTAHLLRGHPSAPVRPYSLSLSPEDYRYAPKPRHLRPGRLRRLLGSAFDPFWMATEEPRSRNGSILEENLDSMSRDLAEGAGRYHRKLWREAEGLELPTAPELPPELAGALARRLRQWLVERATCRLTSAWVDLGPVFWPRWVRHTTCETDAPGCSWPPGMSCQPAQLTRIKLLAWHCWTPQQPGPPSCTWRQIPYPVVAACKCSCR from the coding sequence ATGGAGGGACCACACCgcagctgcctcctcctcctcctctgcctgcttCCACCACCGGGCATCCCAGACCCACCGCCGCGTCTGGAGGAACCTCGGAAGCCGCTGCTGCCACCGTCCAGCACCGCTGACCCCACCGCCCACCTGCTGCGCGGCCACCCCTCGGCCCCGGTGCGGCCCTACAGCCTGTCGCTGTCCCCCGAGGATTATCGCTACGCCCCCAAGCCCCGGCACCTGCGCCCCGGGCGGCTGCGCCGGCTCCTGGGCTCGGCCTTCGACCCCTTCTGGATGGCGACCGAGGAGCCCCGCAGTCGCAACGGGAGCATCCTCGAGGAGAACCTGGACTCCATGAGCAGGGACCTGGCCGAGGGTGCCGGGCGATATCACCGCAAGCTGTGGCGAGAGgcggaggggctggagctgcccaccgccccagagctgcccccagagcTAGCGGGGGCCCTGGCCCGCCGCCTGCGGCAGTGGCTGGTGGAACGGGCCACCTGCCGCCTCACCTCCGCCTGGGTCGACCTAGGACCCGTCTTCTGGCCCCGCTGGGTGCGCCACACCACTTGCGAGACCGACGCCCCCGGCTGCTCCTGGCCCCCCGGCATGAGCTGCCAGCCCGCACAGCTCACCCGCATCAAGCTGCTGGCCTGGCACTGCTGGACCCCGCAGCAGCCCGGGCCCCCAAGCTGCACCTGGCGGCAGATCCCCTACCCCGTCGTGGCCGCCTGCAAGTGCTCCTGCCGCTGA